The following coding sequences are from one Bufo bufo chromosome 2, aBufBuf1.1, whole genome shotgun sequence window:
- the LOC120990534 gene encoding zinc finger protein with KRAB and SCAN domains 8-like, which produces MMEEHQPLISQDGRSRKTPPERCPHPLYSQESPEKTHNVSENNQAENINDIKVEVIDEEEMDVMANQQYGLIESNSPDRCPHPQCSQDCPEEMSNVPENHQVPNQEEDLTYIKVEEESERLMDDPLCKNEVEEDVTTENPSKNSTGNLMLWLNYKVEDQGIKQHSSGENLITLNLYPGLHITDLSDNHPSHGEPSAEQSQIVTTSTGQKRGKRFHCGECGKQFMKSSDLVTHGRIHTGEKPYSCSECGKCFTSKSNLVTHERIHTGEKLHSCSLCGKCFTDKSSLVRHERSHTGEKPYPCSECGKSFVQKSDLVKHQRTHTGERLYSCSECGKSFTSKSNLVTHGRIHRGERLYSCAVCGKCFTSKSNLLRHERSHTGEKPYSCSECEKGFITKAKLRDHQRIHTGEKPFSCLLCGKSFTNKSILVIHERSHTGEKPFSCSECGKCFISKSKLKDHQRRHTMGKIL; this is translated from the exons atgatggaggagcaccagcctcttatatcacaag atggacgCAGTAGGAAAACTCCTCCAGAGAGATGTCCCCATCCTCTATATTCCCAGGAAAGTCCAGAGAAAACTCACAATGTCTCAGAGAataatcag GCTGaaaatataaatgatattaaGGTTGAGGTCATAGATGAAGAGGAGATGGACGTAATGGCCAATCAGCAGT ATGGACTCATAGAAAGCAATTCCCCAGATAGATGTCCTCATCCTCAgtgttcccaggactgtccagaggagatgtCCAATGTCCCGGAGAATCATCAG GTGCCAAATCAGGAGGAAGATCTGACTTATATTAAAGTGGAGGAGGAATCGGAGAGGTTGATGGACGATCCCCTGTGTAAGAATGAAGTGGAGGAGGAcgtgaccacag aaaatcccagtaagaaCTCTACAGGAAACCTTATGTTATGGCTAAATTATAAAGTAGAAGATCAAGGTATCAAACAAcactcttcaggagaaaacctcatCACCCTTAATCTGTATCCAGGACTTCACATTACAGATCTATCAGATAACCACCCAAGTCATGGGGAGCCTTCTGCTGAACAATCGCAGATTGTTACTACAAGCACAGGCCAGAAACGGGGGAAAAGGTTTCACTGTGGTGAATGTGGAAAACAGTTTATGAAAAGCTCAGATCTTGTTACACAtggaagaattcacacaggggagaagccatactcctgttctgaatgtggaaaatgttttacatcgaaatcaaatcttgttacacacgagagaattcacacaggagagaagctgcATTCATGTTCACTATGCGGAAAATGCTTCACCGATAAATCgagtcttgttagacatgagagaagtcacacaggagagaagccatatccatgttcagaatgtgggaaaagttttgtgcagaaatcagatcttgttaaacatcagcgaACTCACACGGGAGAGAGactgtattcatgttcagaatgtgggaaaagttttacctcgaaatcaaatcttgttacacatggGAGAATTCACAGAGGAGAGAGGCTGTATTCTTGTGCAGTatgcgggaaatgttttacatCCAAATCGAATCTTCTtaggcatgagagaagtcacacaggggagaaaccttATTCATGTTCGGAATGCGAGAAGGGTTTTATTACTAAAGCTAAACTTAGGgatcatcagagaattcacacaggagagaagccattttcatgtttgcTGTGTGGGAAAAGTTTTACAAATAAATCTATTCTTGtgatacatgagagaagtcatacaggagaaaagccattttcatgttcagaatgtggcaaatgttttattaGTAAATCCAAACTTAAGGATCATCAGAGAAGACACACAATGGGGAAGATATTATGA